One window from the genome of Ananas comosus cultivar F153 linkage group 13, ASM154086v1, whole genome shotgun sequence encodes:
- the LOC109719276 gene encoding uncharacterized protein LOC109719276 codes for MASTGKNIEGQSIVRPPFFDGTDYPFWKIRMKIFFQSLDFDIWDIIESGYIAPSKSRAEWNEAEKFRFQLNAKAINSFLCALSREEFHRISTCTTAKEIWDKLEVTHEGTSRVKESKISMLMSNYELFKMEESESISNMFTRFTNIINSLKALGKDFPQSDLVRKLLRVLPRSWIPKVTAIQEAHDLDKVKIDELVGSLMAHEQRLKEYDNEEAPEKKKSLALKGVIASESEDGEEGSSEEIAMISKRLDRLIKKRNLRRPKRDGFKGEGFKKGIICYNCNKPGHLKNECTLPNKTFKKDKKKKAFNALNWDAPDESSDDESENEVAQICLEEQSSILCLMALEDEVNNLSYEELLEAFFSLYDNLQSLGPKYTSLKKQNALLEMEVNNLKFSTSNPSLILENEDSLLTKELKQANETCCSLIRENEALKKKIEDLNFKPILHYDKQLEKLQVENQQLKVSLGETKKTLEKFVGGTKYLNMMLENQVVNFKKFGIGYVSNPNNVKLTEES; via the exons ATGGCATCCACGGGAAAGAATATCGAAGGACAATCTATTGTTCGGCCACCATTTTTTGATGGGACCGATTATCCTTTTTGGAAGATTAGAATGAAGATATTCTTTCAATCTctagattttgatatttgggATATAATCGAAAGTGGTTATATCGCTCCATCAAAATCAAGAGCGGAATGGAATGAAGCCGAAAAATTTCGCTTTCAATTGAATGCTAAAGCTATCAATTCATTCCTTTGCGCTCTTAGTAGAGAAGAGTTTCACCGAATCTCTACATGTACAACGgctaaagagatttgggataaaTTAGAAGTTACTCATGAAGGTACTTCTAGGGTGAAGGAATCTAAAATAAGCATGCTTATGTCAAATTATGAACTATTCAAAATGGAGGAAAGTGAATCCATTTCGAATATGTTCACAAGATTTACTAACATTATAAATAGCTTGAAAGCCTTAGGTAAGGATTTTCCTCAATCGGACTTGGTACGAAAACTTCTTCGTGTACTACCAAGAAGTTGGATACCTAAGGTTACGGCTATCCAAGAAGCTCATGACTTGgacaaagtaaaaattgatGAACTTGTTGGATCACTCATGGCGCATGAACAACGCCTCAAAGAATATGACAACGAAGAGGCtcctgagaaaaagaaaagccttGCACTTAAGGGAGTCATTGCTTCCGAGAGTGAAGATGGCGAAGAAGGTTCGAGCGAAGAAATCGCTATGATTTCAAAAAGGCTCGATCGACTAATCAAGAAGCGCAACTTGAGGAGACCTAAACGAGACGGGTTCAAAGGTGAAGGATTCAAGAAAGGTATCATTTGCTACAATTGTAATAAACCGGGACATTTGAAAAATGAATGCACTCTTCCAAACAAAACCTTTAAGaaagacaagaaaaagaaagccttCAATGCACTAAATTGGGACGCCCCCGACGAATCTAGCGATGATGAATCGGAAAACGAAGTTGCCCAAATTTGCCTCGAGGAGCAAAGCTCAATCCTATGTCTTATGGCTCTTGAAGATGAGGTAAACAATTTAAGTTATGAAGAACTTTTAgaagctttcttttctttatatgatAATCTACAAAGTTTGGGTCCCAAGTATACATCTCTCAAAAAGCAAAATGCCTTATTAGAGATGGAGGttaacaacttaaaattttcaacttcaaaTCCTTCTTTAATACTTGAAAATGAGGACTCTTTACTCACGAAAGAGCTTAAACAAGCTAATGAGACATGTTGTAGTCTCATTCGTGAAAATGAAGcattaaagaagaaaattgaaGATCTAAATTTTAAGCCAATTCTTCATTATGACAAACAACTTGAAAAACTTCAAGTTGAAAACCAACAACTCAAAGTTAGCTTAGGTGAAACTAAGAAAACTCTTGAGAAATTTGTTGGAGGAACCAAGTATCTAAATATGATGCTTGAAAATCAAGTTGTAAACTTCAAAAAGTTTGGGATAGGTTATGTTTCTAATCCAAACAATGTTAAGTTGACAGAAG AATCCTAA
- the LOC109719190 gene encoding uncharacterized protein LOC109719190: MEGELGDGSVRLQIMEQPSEASIYMSTLFEPQRETPPSCDGDDGHPRGGSCPSMYSCHDTYEAPEKKLTLFALRLAILEKAASGLGALGFIWATVVLLGGFAITLEKKDFWFITVILLIEGTRIFSRSHELEWQQQATWSLADAGRSSFRALKSSFRSLRLAFRPFSIDSARIASDVCKTGEPPRGVLGRRRRTWQSADVPLLPYAGWVFLSRNISRVFYWLQLLSASACVSLSLMRLIEQDFGAVRAGDTDKTNRKSALNIFYGLALAEALMFLAEKAFWEYKASHQRLLERVNAECQLGPSGMVSIKRFFYDAYSRCVNGSIFDGLKMDLVAFAEQLLVSSSRDEQLIGARILISFATSRPFADSTLRKIGTSTAVIERLIDMLNWKNANPAEEEIRRSAATIVSKLAGKKQNALRLAGIPGAMESISSLLYTGRSVPRPGEICGAAVHAAAAAEDRASCYDLSAFNLLGLLILKKLAHDHDNGDKMGNARGLLDRIIDFTSMGNNGLRTESQIKAVKRSLQVVKMLASTTGHTGRALRQEISEIVFTVSNIREILRCGEQHMELQKLGIGILTSLAMDDEGRERIGSTGGMIRELLRIFFFRPTTPAPAPAPAPDKEENAVTTEAGEALSMLALESRRNCERILKQTDVVERLVAALDEPALRIDASRILHNLCAYAGSQCYLRLRPVTHGITTVLNAIMVEKSKLLEVSLGLTSQMCKFMSAEEFSGRLYKSGISESDFVINLIRILNKYNHPSVKVPRIRRFVIELAIWMMRADSNKIKLFISSGMEKELRSVSETTSELECFNVFSGSVGLSPHDVSLCSLVDTALLLMGKS; this comes from the exons ATGGAAGGCGAATTAGGCGACGGGAGCGTTCGTCTGCAAATTATGGAGCAGCCGAGTGAGGCGAGCATCTACATGTCCACCTTATTTGAGCCGCAGCGCGAGACGCCACCCTCGtgcgacggcgacgacggtCATCCTCGCGGCGGCAGCTGCCCGTCGATGTACTCGTGCCACGACACCTATGAGGCCCCCGAGAAGAAGCTGACGCTTTTCGCTCTGCGGCTGGCCATCCTGGAGAAGGCTGCGAGCGGCCTGGGCGCGCTGGGCTTCATCTGGGCCACCGTCGTGCTGCTCGGAGGGTTTGCCATCACGCTGGAGAAGAAGGACTTCTGGTTCATCACCGTCATCCTACTCATCGAAGGGACGAGAATCTTCAGCCGCAGCCACGAGCTGGAGTGGCAGCAACAGGCTACGTGGTCCCTCGCCGACGCCGGCCGCTCCAGCTTCCGCGCCCTCAAATCCAGCTTCCGGTCCCTCAGGCTCGCCTTCCGGCCCTTCTCCATCGACAGCGCCAGGATCGCGAGCGACGTATGCAAGACCGGCGAGCCGCCGAGGGGTGTGctggggaggcggcggcggacgtGGCAGAGCGCCGACGTGCCGCTCCTGCCGTACGCCGGATGGGTCTTCCTCTCGCGGAACATCAGCCGCGTCTTCTACTGGCTGCAGCTGCTCTCGGCCTCGGCCTGCGTCTCCCTCTCGCTGATGCGGCTCATCGAGCAGGACTTCGGGGCGGTGCGTGCCGGCGACACGGACAAGACCAACCGCAAGTCGGCGCTGAATATCTTCTACGGGCTGGCGCTGGCCGAGGCGCTCATGTTCCTGGCCGAGAAGGCCTTCTGGGAGTACAAGGCCAGCCACCAGCGGCTGCTCGAGCGCGTCAATGCCGAGTGCCAGCTGGGCCCCTCCGGCATGGTGTCGATCAAGCGGTTCTTCTACGACGCCTACTCCAGGTGCGTCAACGGCAGCATCTTCGACGGGCTCAAGATGGACCTCGTCGCCTTCGCGGAGCAGCTCCTCGTGTCCAGCTCCCGCGACGAGCAGCTGATCGGCGCCCGGATCCTCATCAGCTTCGCCACCAGCCGCCCCTTCGCCGACAGCACCCTCCGTAAGATCGGCACGTCCACGGCGGTCATCGAGCGGCTGATCGACATGCTGAACTGGAAGAACGCCAAcccggcggaggaggagatccGGCGGTCCGCGGCCACGATCGTCTCGAAGCTGGCGGGCAAGAAGCAGAACGCGCTCCGCCTCGCGGGGATTCCGGGCGCGATGGAATCCATCTCCTCGCTGCTGTACACCGGACGGAGCGTTCCAAGGCCGGGGGAGATATGCGGTGCTGCAGTAcacgccgccgctgccgccgaagACCGAGCGAGCTGCTACGACTTGTCGGCCTTCAATCTGCTCGGCCTGCTGATCCTCAAGAAGCTCGCGCACGACCACGACAACGGCGACAAGATGGGGAACGCGCGGGGCCTGCTGGACCGGATCATCGACTTCACGAGCATGGGCAATAATGGCTTGCGGACCGAGTCGCAGATCAAGGCGGTGAAGCGGTCGCTGCAGGTGGTGAAGATGCTGGCGAGCACGACGGGGCACACGGGGAGGGCGCTCCGGCAGGAGATATCGGAGATCGTCTTCACGGTCAGCAACATACGAGAGATTCTGCGGTGCGGGGAGCAGCACATGGAGCTTCAGAAGCTGGGGATCGGGATCCTGACGAGCCTGGCGATGGACGAcgaggggagagagaggatcGGGAGCACGGGAGGGATGATCAGGGAGCTGCTGAGGATATTCTTCTTCCGTCCGACCACTCCTGCCCCTGCCCCTGCCCCTGCCCCTGACAAGGAGGAGAACGCGGTGACGACGGAAGCAGGGGAGGCGCTCTCCATGCTGGCGCTGGAGAGCAGGCGCAACTGCGAGAGGATCCTCAAGCAGACGGACGTCGTGGAGAGGCTTGTGGCGGCGTTGGACGAGCCGGCGCTCCGCATCGATGCTTCTAGGATTCTGCACAATTTGTGCGCCTACGCGGGCTCCCAATGCTACCTTCGACTGAGGCCGGTCACCCACGGCATTACCACG GTGCTTAATGCAATCATGGTGGAGAAGTCGAAACTACTCGAGGTCTCTCTCGGTCTCACCTCTCAAATGTGCAAATTCATGAGCGCCGAAGAATTCAGCGGGCGATTGTACAAATCCGGCATTTCAGAATCCGACTTTGTGATCAACCTGATCCGCATTCTAAACAAGTATAACCATCCATCCGTAAAGGTTCCCAGGATAAGGAGGTTTGTGATTGAGCTGGCGATTTGGATGATGAGAGCAGATTCAAACAAGATCAAGCTATTCATCAGTTCTGGGATGGAGAAGGAGCTACGATCTGTATCGGAGACAACTTCGGAGCTCGAGTGTTTCAATGTTTTCTCCGGTAGCGTGGGACTCAGTCCGCATGATGTTAGTCTTTGTTCTTTAGTAGACACGGCACTGCTACTGATGGGAAAAAGCTAG